From a single Williamwhitmania sp. genomic region:
- a CDS encoding ABC transporter permease translates to MLKSIFLIAFRNLKKQRFFSLINILGLSLGLGIAVVIISFILFEKSFDTFYPNYQNIYRIAHAGDFNGKKVNAATSPLPEAPAVLEDIPEVAAATRLYSMPENSVVKVKDSKFLEKGIFLTDSLFFKVFNISVSGDNPEKILGSPNYAYLSEATAKKFFGNQDPTQQTIEIKNRVITIAGTFKDFPTNSHIHPQIVANLKLLFTERELNAWGGFGYLTYVLLKDGSNVDTVQAKIARMFYDRIGKVFVKMGVSFVPYLQRVDSIHLHSSLMGEAEPNGDFQTIYIFSAIALLILIIAVANYMNLSTARFSRRAKEVGIRKVSGARKGMLTLQFLGESIVLSLISLIIALVLAQFLSPILPSLLHRNIDLNLFNANKIFFYYLPVTIVVGLLAGSYPAYFLSSFKPITTLKGKVGNARRSIVLRKVLTLVQLFITIGLIICTYTVYSQLQYLNHKDLGFNRDNILILPLPTKEAAEKADLLKEKILNIPGVASVSATSCYPGNIDQGEGFVPEGFDSTQTVLMFRQDVDYDYFKTIGATMHSGRFFSKDFPTDVKASIINQTAQKLFGWKDAVGKTIRSAGGQFVSTVIGVYNDMNIRSLHDPIQPAIILLTKQSPSYLLLHTDGNTKEIVKQAEKEWNSTILDSPFQYSFLDEELAKSYVKEKMLGSIFLVLTILAIIIANLGLLGLSVFNTERRRKEISVRKVLGADRKNIVTLFLKEYGIQIVLASFISWPLAYYLMQRWLENFPYRTTLSPIVFVGASVIASVIVLLAVGYTVVKAANTNPAESLKYE, encoded by the coding sequence ATGCTTAAAAGTATATTTCTCATTGCTTTCAGAAATCTAAAAAAGCAGAGATTTTTTAGCCTTATCAACATCCTGGGCCTTTCCCTTGGCTTAGGAATTGCTGTAGTCATAATAAGCTTTATTCTATTTGAGAAAAGCTTCGATACGTTTTATCCAAACTACCAGAACATCTACCGTATAGCTCATGCCGGGGATTTTAATGGGAAAAAAGTAAATGCTGCAACCTCCCCACTTCCCGAGGCACCTGCCGTATTAGAGGATATTCCGGAGGTTGCTGCGGCTACGCGATTGTATAGCATGCCAGAGAATAGCGTAGTTAAGGTTAAGGATTCAAAATTTTTGGAGAAGGGTATCTTCCTTACTGACTCTCTTTTTTTTAAGGTTTTCAATATCAGCGTGAGCGGAGATAATCCGGAAAAAATTCTTGGCTCTCCCAACTATGCCTATCTTTCCGAAGCAACGGCCAAAAAATTCTTTGGGAATCAGGATCCAACCCAGCAAACTATCGAAATAAAGAACAGGGTTATTACCATTGCCGGAACATTTAAGGATTTTCCAACCAATAGCCACATCCACCCCCAAATAGTGGCTAACTTAAAGCTGTTATTTACTGAAAGGGAGCTTAATGCATGGGGTGGTTTTGGGTATCTAACCTATGTTCTACTTAAAGATGGCAGCAACGTAGATACGGTTCAGGCTAAAATTGCAAGAATGTTCTACGACCGTATTGGGAAAGTATTTGTTAAAATGGGAGTTTCATTTGTCCCATACCTTCAAAGAGTCGACAGCATTCACCTTCACTCCTCACTGATGGGTGAAGCGGAACCCAACGGTGACTTCCAAACCATTTACATCTTTAGCGCCATTGCATTGTTGATACTAATTATAGCAGTGGCAAACTACATGAACCTTTCCACTGCTCGTTTTTCCCGAAGGGCCAAGGAGGTTGGCATCAGAAAGGTGAGTGGTGCGCGTAAGGGAATGCTTACGCTGCAATTTCTTGGTGAATCAATAGTGCTATCTCTCATCTCGCTGATCATTGCACTCGTTCTTGCACAGTTTCTATCCCCCATTCTTCCTAGCCTGTTACACCGGAATATTGACTTAAATCTGTTCAATGCCAATAAGATATTTTTCTACTATCTTCCCGTAACTATTGTTGTTGGCCTTTTAGCCGGTAGCTATCCGGCATACTTTCTCTCCTCATTCAAACCAATTACCACCTTGAAAGGGAAGGTGGGAAATGCTAGGAGGTCCATCGTTTTGCGAAAGGTCTTAACGCTTGTTCAGCTGTTTATAACCATAGGTCTTATTATTTGTACCTATACGGTTTACAGCCAATTGCAGTATTTGAATCACAAAGATCTCGGATTTAATAGAGACAATATCTTGATCCTGCCGCTTCCAACTAAGGAGGCCGCAGAAAAGGCCGATTTGTTAAAGGAGAAGATACTAAACATTCCGGGAGTAGCTAGCGTTTCTGCCACGAGCTGCTATCCGGGGAATATTGACCAGGGTGAAGGTTTTGTCCCTGAGGGATTTGATTCTACCCAAACGGTGTTGATGTTCCGTCAGGATGTTGATTACGACTATTTTAAAACCATTGGAGCAACCATGCATTCCGGTCGCTTTTTTTCAAAGGATTTTCCAACCGATGTAAAAGCATCCATCATTAATCAAACTGCTCAAAAGCTCTTTGGATGGAAAGATGCAGTCGGAAAAACCATCCGATCGGCCGGAGGGCAATTTGTATCTACGGTTATCGGTGTTTACAACGACATGAATATCCGATCGCTCCACGACCCCATTCAACCAGCAATTATTTTGCTCACCAAGCAGTCTCCCTCATACCTGCTCCTGCATACCGATGGAAACACAAAAGAAATTGTTAAACAGGCTGAAAAAGAATGGAATAGCACTATTTTGGATAGCCCGTTCCAATACAGTTTTTTAGATGAAGAGCTTGCTAAGAGTTATGTAAAAGAAAAAATGCTAGGAAGCATTTTCCTCGTCCTAACAATTCTTGCTATCATCATTGCTAATTTAGGATTGCTTGGTTTATCTGTTTTTAATACCGAAAGGAGGAGAAAGGAAATCAGTGTAAGAAAAGTGCTTGGTGCTGATAGGAAGAACATCGTAACGCTATTTTTAAAGGAGTATGGTATACAAATTGTCTTGGCAAGTTTTATTTCATGGCCACTTGCGTACTACCTAATGCAGCGCTGGTTGGAAAATTTTCCATATAGGACAACCCTCTCTCCCATAGTATTTGTTGGTGCAAGCGTTATCGCAAGCGTTATTGTACTGCTTGCGGTTGGCTATACCGTAGTAAAAGCGGCAAATACAAATCCTGCAGAGAGCTTAAAGTATGAGTAA
- a CDS encoding type II toxin-antitoxin system RelE/ParE family toxin: protein MKLVYTEQAVNSLQEVLEFLSTVQHIPDEKILEIRNQILDAVDALLEHPSIGQEEPFWVNLGWQHRRLVEGHYKIIYRVEDEYIYITDIFDSLQDPDKMKG from the coding sequence ATGAAGCTTGTTTATACAGAACAGGCAGTTAATAGTCTTCAGGAGGTGCTGGAATTTCTTTCAACCGTGCAGCATATTCCTGATGAGAAGATTCTTGAGATTCGAAACCAAATACTTGACGCTGTAGATGCTTTGCTAGAGCATCCTTCAATAGGACAGGAGGAACCATTCTGGGTGAATCTCGGTTGGCAACATAGGCGCTTGGTGGAGGGACATTACAAAATAATTTACCGTGTAGAGGACGAGTACATTTACATTACCGATATTTTCGATTCACTTCAAGACCCTGATAAAATGAAAGGGTAG
- a CDS encoding LytTR family DNA-binding domain-containing protein produces MEKAMKVVILEDEVLASRRLEKMLRKELPTMELMATLRSVESAIKWCSSNEKPDLIFADIQLGDGLSFEIFETCHITTPVIFTTAFNEYAIRAFKHNSIDYLLKPIDEEELHGAIEKMLKGKAGNQPEANLSPMAIAQAMRMITSNFKTRFLIKVGEHLRPIDIAEVTHFYSEAKDTFLVNLNGRSYALDYSLDQLEQLVDPEKFFRISRKVLVSKAAITDVVVYSGSRLKVKAGTLADDDAVVSRERVGDFKVWLER; encoded by the coding sequence ATGGAAAAAGCCATGAAGGTTGTAATTCTTGAAGATGAAGTGCTCGCCTCGCGCCGGCTGGAGAAGATGCTGCGCAAGGAGCTGCCCACCATGGAGCTGATGGCAACGCTGCGCAGCGTGGAGTCGGCCATAAAGTGGTGCTCCAGCAACGAAAAGCCCGACCTTATCTTTGCCGACATACAGCTGGGCGACGGTCTCAGCTTTGAGATATTTGAAACGTGCCACATCACCACGCCGGTGATTTTCACTACGGCATTCAACGAGTATGCCATACGGGCCTTTAAACACAACAGCATCGACTACCTGCTCAAGCCCATCGACGAGGAGGAGCTGCACGGGGCCATTGAAAAGATGCTCAAAGGTAAAGCAGGTAATCAGCCGGAAGCCAACCTTTCGCCCATGGCCATTGCCCAGGCCATGAGAATGATAACCTCCAACTTCAAAACTCGGTTCCTGATAAAGGTGGGCGAGCATCTGCGCCCCATCGATATTGCGGAGGTTACGCACTTTTACAGCGAAGCCAAGGACACCTTTTTAGTAAACCTCAATGGCCGCAGCTACGCGCTCGACTACTCGCTCGACCAGCTGGAGCAGCTGGTTGACCCCGAGAAGTTTTTCCGCATCTCGCGCAAGGTGCTGGTAAGCAAGGCAGCCATAACCGACGTGGTGGTATACTCCGGTAGCCGCCTCAAGGTAAAGGCCGGCACCCTTGCCGACGACGATGCCGTGGTGAGCCGCGAACGGGTTGGGGATTTTAAGGTGTGGTTGGAGAGGTAA
- a CDS encoding histidine kinase, whose amino-acid sequence MATTYKTILGHLRDLLICAAIGGFISAIFMNFQIWNNINGFIYSSIYGFLIGGGVWKGNQFLGYIIERKFSWREQPTKTFIWDMVVSILYSVIWINLCDYIFFKYFLRLEGIHLIRQMVFTGVITILVSLFITSIFYGKAFFKNWREALTREAKYKAESERFQYQMLKNQVNPHFLFNSLNTLTSLVDQSPKEAVQFIKKLSDVYRYVLEQRNNEMVTLQEELDLLNAYVFMQQHRYGQNFNVTIRVNHASWEIPPMSLQMLVENAIKHNTISEEKPLAIDIEEQDGYLVVSNTLSPRRSMEAENGIGLSNIKARYEFLTSKPMSYGPEEGKFVVRIPLIEPQP is encoded by the coding sequence ATGGCTACCACATACAAAACCATACTTGGCCACCTTCGCGACTTGCTCATTTGCGCCGCAATTGGAGGGTTTATTTCTGCCATATTCATGAACTTCCAAATTTGGAATAACATTAACGGCTTTATTTACAGTTCTATTTACGGATTCCTTATTGGAGGTGGCGTTTGGAAAGGGAATCAGTTCTTGGGCTACATTATCGAAAGAAAATTCAGCTGGAGAGAACAGCCTACCAAAACGTTCATTTGGGATATGGTAGTGTCGATTCTATATTCCGTTATTTGGATAAACCTTTGCGATTATATCTTCTTTAAATATTTTCTCCGCCTGGAAGGAATCCATCTTATTCGCCAAATGGTCTTCACCGGAGTAATCACCATACTTGTGAGCCTCTTTATCACCTCCATTTTTTACGGTAAGGCCTTTTTTAAAAACTGGCGCGAAGCCCTTACACGTGAGGCTAAGTATAAGGCCGAAAGTGAACGATTTCAATACCAAATGCTAAAGAACCAAGTGAATCCGCACTTCCTCTTCAATAGCCTAAACACGCTTACATCGCTTGTGGATCAGAGCCCCAAGGAGGCGGTTCAATTTATTAAGAAGCTGTCGGACGTTTACCGCTACGTGCTGGAGCAGCGCAACAACGAAATGGTTACCCTTCAGGAGGAGCTGGACCTTTTGAACGCCTACGTTTTTATGCAGCAGCACCGCTACGGGCAAAATTTTAACGTAACCATCCGCGTGAACCATGCCAGCTGGGAGATTCCCCCCATGAGCCTACAAATGCTGGTGGAGAACGCCATTAAGCACAACACCATTTCCGAAGAAAAACCGCTGGCCATCGACATTGAGGAGCAGGATGGCTACCTTGTTGTGTCCAATACCCTTTCGCCTCGCAGAAGCATGGAGGCAGAGAATGGAATTGGCTTGAGCAACATAAAAGCACGCTACGAATTTCTCACCAGCAAGCCCATGAGCTATGGTCCTGAGGAGGGTAAGTTTGTGGTTCGCATACCCCTTATTGAACCCCAACCGTAA